The DNA sequence CTTTGATGAGGCCATGGTTGTTGAGCTTGCCCAGCAGGCAGCTGATCTTCATCAACAGATGATGTAAACCAAGACATGTAATCctccaattttattaaaattttaaacactgTTCTCTGCTTTTGAACAACTGAACAATTCTGCAAGCCGAGTTTTGCTGACtgtattataaattttgacTAACGTGAATTCAGAATGGTACATTGCTTTTAATGGAAATGTCACTGGACAAAATTCAGGTTGAATTAAAACAAGCACATGCCTCATTGTTGGGGATTTCTTACAATGTTTTTTGATTTGAATCTCATTATATGATTAAATGTGCATCATAAGACCTTCAAGAGTTGAACCTCGAAAATTAATGGCTCCTTTGCATGAGAGAGAAGGCTTCTCCTTGGGCCAAACTgtgaacaaaaaataagaaggaaAACTAAAATATAGACTCAATTATTAGTTTGTTGAATCATTTTCAAAACCTATAATTCCAGACCTGATCAGGGATTGGTTTCAAGTTTTCACTGACATATCCCACCTCTGGAGGTATCAGTGCTCTTCTTTTACCTGAAATAAACAATTTTCCAAAGTTAATCTGAGTTGCAATTTTCCATAAAATCAATTTCTGAAGTTGtccatctctttcttattcCTTGTATGTTTGAGAAACCGAAGCCAAAAACGTTTTCAACAATGGTCTTTAGATTGAGAGTTAATTaagaaactgaaaaaaaaaaaaaaaatcataaaaaggctttcatcaataattttttcCTACCATTTTTTACCCTCTATTTCTTGTCAATCCAAAAGTAAATCAAATTTAAGGATGGAAGATGTATTGCACACCTCCAACCTTCATGCCAACCAAAACATCTTTCAAACCCTGAATAATCTGCAGAAATTAACatgatatgttttcttataagtaacgcagaaaaaaaaaatatacggAAATCTACATGACCGATGGGAATAAGCCAGTGAAAACATTAACAATTACAAAGAATTAGCAACCCTACAAACACTCAGAAATCAACCTCTGCATCATCCAGTAACAGGTCTGCTCTCACCACTGAATTGATCCACAGTGCTACAAATGAATTTACAGACAACATGTTAATAACTTACTTAATACAGGCACATCAGTTAAGAAAAACAAGTATCATGAGATTTCTGCATTCCTCTCGGTATCAGACTTTGCATACAATCACTCAAGAATCTATTTAAACTGCAAATTTGTTGTTAATAATCTATGTTGTAGCACAATATGAATTCAATCATACCTATGAACAAAGTACCCATTAGAGCGTCGACAAACATAATTAACTTCAACTAAGTCCCCTTCATGTGCCTCTATTCCTTCCCCTTTGACAATATCTTCATATTGAAATAGAATACatcatttttgttgttgataTGTTCTTCAAGCtctagaaatgaaaataaaaccagTACCAAACTTGAGACATACAtcattttatttccaaaatttttaattatttttttaaatgaaacaatgtGTAAGGTTACCATTTTACCCCTGGATTAGCATACACTTTATCAGCTGCAACCACAAGGAGCTAACTGCATATAATTTtggaataaattatatatatatatatattttttggaactaaaattattattttagtccTTTATAAACTTATCACAGggattatttggaaaaaaatataaataatttagacAAGTTTTCTTGGCATATTTTTGctcaagaaatgagaaaataaagtGGTCAATTTCTAATATGCCCATATAAATCAATATTTAGTTATATACCCAATATTTAGTGGTCAATTTCCGTGTCACTCAGGCTGTCCGTCGGCAGCTGAACTGTATAGAATTTGGTCTTTTGGTCTTGATCATCCACCAATCCAAGAGTCAAATTGCAAGCAAGTGTCAGGTTTGATGAGCATTAATGAAAATAGTGTTAGTACTTACTGGAGTCCATCAGAGGCCAACAACACCATAGATTTAACTGGTTTGGACATGGTGCATGATTTAGAAGATATAAGTAAGTTCAATACCTGGATTGGTTCCTCTTCCGTGTCTGCAGTAAACTCGGTGCCCTGCAGTGCAGTAACACCCAAGGTGCATAACTTTCCTCCAATATTTGGTCATTTTTCATCTAGACACCAAAATTACAGTGTCTTCTGCAAACCTGTTCTTATTTATCAGATCGGTCCATTGTTTAATTAGAGATTAATAACTGTTACTTCTTTTATTggattattttctttcttcatcaCCTTTCCATGATTATTAAATCTGTTTGCAAAAACACAATCTGCAAGTTACTCTTGATGGGTTCTACTTCTACACTAAATTTTGTGTCATAACTATGCAAATTCTTGCACATTATAAAGGCTTTTGACTTtgtatagtttatttattatgttcaCAAAACGACTTCAGCTCTGCCACAACAAGGGGCACAATTCTATGGTCTACATTGTGATCTTGAATTTATATAGACTCAAGTAGCTTTATTGTTATCAAACTGTGTTGTACATTGATCTTTAATTTGCTGTTTTTCTTTGCAAGTCTTaccctatttttaaattatttctgcAGCTGTGTGCTCTACTGAGAAAAGGGATTTTGGAATCTGCAAAGATGATTCCTTGAATGAAGATTTCAGTGTGGATGATGTTGATTTGTCATTTGAAAACTATGAAGaaatttttggtgattcttATAACATGAGCAAGTTTGCAGAGGACGATGACATGGATGGCTTGTTCGAAATGGACATGCCAGCCACTAATTCAACATGCTAATTTCTTACCTAAGGATCAGTAAAACGAAGATCAATAGTAAAGAGATTCAAGGTTTAGGAGAATATTGCCAGATAGGTAGTTGAGTACACGTCGGAGAATTCTAGCTGAGCTCTGATAGGTTATTTTTGATAGAAGATGGAAGATAGAGAAGAATAGATCCTCATTCAATAATGTGAAACAAGTAACACCTTGGGTACATATAGAAGATAATAATACTAGTATACCTAACAACAactgtatacatatacatacgtacatacatgtatacatgtaacactctcaaactcaaggcggatcgTACGCCTTGAGTTTTGGACAACATGAATAAATGTCGATCACGTGTTTGCGCCTTTGGTAAAGAAATCAGCCACCGAACCTCTCAGAGGAAAAATAGTGAAGTGATACAGTCTGGGCACGTACATGGCATCGggtgaagtgtgcatccacaccaatatgtttggtcagctcatgtTTAATCGGATTTTGCAAAGAATCAAGGGCGCCAAAGATCGCCACAATGAATAGGAATGGGAGATGTAATTCAGTACACCAAAGTCCTCAGAGAATCGAACGAAGCCAAAGGACCTCCTGGACAGTAGACGCTAAtgcacgaacctcagcctcaaAGACTAGACTTGGCAACAAGAGGTCGctttcttggtcttccaaacaacaagagaagaacCAAGAAAGATACAAGAGCTGCTGATAGAGACTCGATCATCGTGAGAATCGCCCGTAGCATCGTAATAGGCTCGCAATCGAAGAGTGGACTCGACGTGAGTAGAATAGACTACTGAGATAAaagtgccacgaagatatcgTGAGTACTCGAAtaagatgagcataatgaaTGTAGTGGGTGCCGCAACAAACCGATCGAGGATGTGAACTCGCATGGGAAATATCTCGGACGAGTGACGGCTAGTAAAACCAAACCGCCAACCGATGTCTATAGCGAGAAGGATCAGATAAGAGAATGCCATCAGAAGCACGAAGCTGCAAATGTAACTCCATCGGTGTAGTAGCAATACGGGTATCACCAAACCAGAGCGAGCAAGTAGGTCGTGAGTATAACGCTGCTGAGAAAGACGGTATCCATCAGGATGAGAAGTAATCTCGATACCCAAGAAAGTAACGGGTGGACCTAAATCAGtcatcaagaaagtctcacaTAACTTCGCTTTCACAAAGGTAATGTGAGCGTAATCATCACCCGTAATGATcatatcatctacatatagaagaagaatggtctCGCCCTACGAGAGGAAGAGTGAATGAAGACCACTGGTCATGTATGTCGGGGTAAAAACCAAAGAGCCTCAACTCATCAGATCGAACCGACTCAAACCAGGCCCGTGGAGCCTGTTTGAGGCCATAAAGAGCGCGCCGAAGACGACAAACAGACCCTGGAGGCACCCTAAGGCCgggaggaggagtcatgtaaacttcctccttcaagtccccatgaagaaacgcgttcttcacatcaagctgatgaagagCCCAACCACGAATCGAAAGCAGAATAAAGAATTAAAGTGCgcacagtatgcatgtgggctactggggcaaaagtctcctcaaAGTCACGACCATACTCCTGCTGAAAGCCACGAGCAACTAAACGcgctttatagcgctcgagagacCCATCAGAACGAGTCTTCACATGGTAGATCCAACGACAGGTGATGGGAACGGTATGAGAAGGAAGGGTAACGAGATCCCATGTATGTGTCCGAGtcaaagcatcaagctcctctgCCATGGCAGTCCGCCACTCAGGTGATCGAACTGCTTCTCGATAGGTACCTGGCACAAAGACATCTGAAACAGTGGTGCTAGCAGAAGCGTAACGAACAGGAGGAAGTAGAGTAGAGCGATCGCGTAAAGAATACGTGTGAGAATGTACCTCAGGAGCTGAATCGATAATAGGAAAGGTGTCAGAGATGACCGACCGAGAAGGAGGCTCTGCGGGATCCCGACGATGGTATGTGAAACGAATAGGTGGGTGAGCAAGAGGAAGCAAGGGAGGAGGGGAGGACACTATAGGAGACTCAACAGATGAAGGAGGGGAAGACACTGCAGGAGACTCAATAGATAAAGGAGGAGAGGGGTGAAGAgatgagtgagaaagaaactCGGCAGGAGGATGGAATGATGGAGGAGAGGATACAGGAGGAGTATGCTCAGCCGAAGGGGTAGGAAAAAGGAATGAGAGAGGGACAGAGGGAGATGGGGACTcagtggaagaaggagaagcatagAAGGGTGTAGACTCATCAAATGTAACATCACGAGAAATGCGAATACGACGAGTGACAGGATCATAACAACGATAgcctttatgctcaaggctatatcctagaaaaacacatgaaacagACTGGGctgttagttttgttttctcccgaggtgagagtaaaacaaaacaacgacaaccaaaaacacggAGATGATCATAGCGGGGAGGTGTCCCATGAAGACACTCACCTGGACTACGACCATTAAGGTGAGAGGAGGGTTGTAGGTTAATGAGATAAACAACAGTGCTGATAGCTTCAGCCCAAAAATGAGGGGGAAGAAAAGCGCCTAGAAGAAGAGCACGTGTCGTCTCTAAGATGTGACGACATGCTACGCTCACCCACCCCTGCTCgaggatgagccccaggacAAGATAACTGAGGCAATGTGCCTTCAGAAGACAAAAAGGCACGAAAGGCGTGAGAGGTGTACTCACCGCCAGAGTCAGATCGAAAGGTCTTAATGGAGGCAGAGAACTGGGTGTGGATCATAGCAGAAAAAGAgcgataaatagataataaccGCTACGATGAGGCATAAGATAAAGCGTGTAAATCGAAAGTGTAGTCATctataaaaaagaacataatagcGATGACCACCTTTTTAGAGACAAAAGggagcaggaccccaaacatcgagTGAATAAGTTCGAAAAAGGAGCACTAGTCCGAGATACACTCAAAGGATAAGGGCGCTGGAGTTGCTTACCGAAGTTTCATGACCAAGATGCACTACGCATGTAAGGAGGAGAGACAGCCCCTAAAAACACCATGACGAACAAGGGACTGACATACTGAGATGGACATAAGtggccaagacgatgatgccacttaTGATGAGATTGAACTAGCAAGATAACTGCTGATGAACGGGTTCAGTGAAGATGGAAGGCTAAGGGAATCCAACGATAAACTCCATTTTGACGACGGCCGCCCAATCACCATCCCACCGCGATCCCGCACACGGCATACGAGGTACTGGCCAAAGGTAACTCGACAATCATGATCAAGAAGTCAGCTAATGATATAAGattcatggataaacgaggaacatgagaGACTCAAGGAATTGAGAAACCACTAGAAGAGAAATGACCAAGAGAGAAACGAGAAGAAGTGTGCTATCAAGCAAATGCGAACACGGGTGATATGAGACGGTGAATGGGAATGGTGCAAATGAGTGGCATCAGAGGTCATGTGAATAGAAGCACCAGAGTCACCAGAGTCACCAGAGTCAAGAAGCCATAGAGGACAGAAACTACCTGAAGCAGATGGAGCAACCTGAGTGGAACTTGCATGTCCAAGAGAGGAGGTAGAGTCGCCATGATAGAATTGCTGGAACTGCCGGAACATAGCTAAAAACTGTTGATCTGTAGGAGACAGTGGAGTAGAAGAAGGCCGTGTAAAGTGAGGTGTTGGAAGAAGAGGTGGTGTCGGCGAAGAAACAACAAATGATGAGGGACGtatgaagtatagaagaaaaatCGAGAGCCGACTCTCCCCAGTGGAAGAAACTTGGAAATGGGTTCCTGTGAGATCCATAAACATCCATGTTTGTTTTTGTGTAATTGTAATACAAAAGCTTCACATGAGTACAATAACAGTCATTTAAAACAAAGCTTCACATGAGTACAATAACAgccacataaatatataatgataaatatataataaagagAAGATGAGTGAGTGAGGCAGTATCGGAC is a window from the Dioscorea cayenensis subsp. rotundata cultivar TDr96_F1 chromosome 2, TDr96_F1_v2_PseudoChromosome.rev07_lg8_w22 25.fasta, whole genome shotgun sequence genome containing:
- the LOC120279181 gene encoding peptidyl-prolyl cis-trans isomerase FKBP16-1, chloroplastic-like, whose amino-acid sequence is MGTLFIALWINSVVRADLLLDDAEIIQGLKDVLVGMKVGGKRRALIPPEVGYVSENLKPIPDQFGPRRSLLSHAKEPLIFEVQLLKVL